The following proteins are co-located in the Vigna angularis cultivar LongXiaoDou No.4 chromosome 2, ASM1680809v1, whole genome shotgun sequence genome:
- the LOC128195566 gene encoding uncharacterized protein LOC128195566 codes for MLQATPLLKTGLIFFQSFTNPMGWLQSFLCPLKKLWDRLHSGHRKRRGIYILYKDVKSCPCEDVHVLWSILVESGAASASLPSK; via the exons ATGCTGCAAGCAACCCCTCTTCTTAAAACTGGTCTCATTTTCTTCCAATCTTTCACCAACCCAATGGGATGGCTTCAGTCCTTTCTCTGCCCTTTGAAGAAGCTCTGGGATCGGCTTCATTCAGGCCACAGAAAGA GGAGAGGAATATACATTCTGTATAAGGATGTGAAGTCTTGCCCTTGCGAAGATGTTCATGTTCTTTGGTCAATACTGGTTGAGTCAGGGGCTGCATCTGCTTCTTTGCCATCAAAATGA
- the LOC108347953 gene encoding uncharacterized protein LOC108347953 isoform X1 — MIVLMSVLPFPLSNRLSTQTHNLNSHNRFPSSFTFHTSFPNKTVVFGINPSDSKDPSFFDENGVVNDMEGYLNHLSLEYDSVWDTKPSWCQPWTIALTGLAVIAISWLILNSLLVTSFVSSLIFAWWYIFLYSYPKAYSEMIAERRERVTNGVEDTFGQGKNQ; from the exons ATGATAGTACTCATGTCGGTGTTGCCATTTCCACTCTCCAATAGACTATCCACACAAACCCACAATCTGAATTCGCATAACCGTTTTCCTTCTTCCTTCACTTTCCACACATCGTTCCCCAACAAAACCGTAGTCTTTGGTATCAATCCCAGCGACTCCAAAGACCCTTCTTTCTTCGACGAAAATGGCGTCGTCAACGACATGGAGGGTTACCTCAACCACCTCTCCCTCGAATACGATTCTGTTTGGGACACCAAACCCTCTTG gTGTCAACCCTGGACAATAGCGCTCACGGGGCTTGCAGTTATTGCCATTAGTTGGTTGATTTTGAATTCTCTCTTAGTCACTTCCTTTGTATCGTCGCTAATATTTGCATGGTGGTACATTTTCCTCTATTCTTATCCCAAG GCATATTCAGAGATGATTGCTGAGCGCAGAGAAAGAGTTACAAATGGTGTTGAAGACACATTTGGTCAAGGGAAGAATCAGTGA
- the LOC108347953 gene encoding uncharacterized protein LOC108347953 isoform X2 — MIVLMSVLPFPLSNRLSTQTHNLNSHNRFPSSFTFHTSFPNKTVVFGINPSDSKDPSFFDENGVVNDMEGYLNHLSLEYDSVWDTKPSWCQPWTIALTGLAVIAISWLILNSLLVTSFVSSLIFAWWYIFLYSYPKKDLRKNSSKHTTCSTWHIQR; from the exons ATGATAGTACTCATGTCGGTGTTGCCATTTCCACTCTCCAATAGACTATCCACACAAACCCACAATCTGAATTCGCATAACCGTTTTCCTTCTTCCTTCACTTTCCACACATCGTTCCCCAACAAAACCGTAGTCTTTGGTATCAATCCCAGCGACTCCAAAGACCCTTCTTTCTTCGACGAAAATGGCGTCGTCAACGACATGGAGGGTTACCTCAACCACCTCTCCCTCGAATACGATTCTGTTTGGGACACCAAACCCTCTTG gTGTCAACCCTGGACAATAGCGCTCACGGGGCTTGCAGTTATTGCCATTAGTTGGTTGATTTTGAATTCTCTCTTAGTCACTTCCTTTGTATCGTCGCTAATATTTGCATGGTGGTACATTTTCCTCTATTCTTATCCCAAG AAGGACTTACGGAAAAACTCATCCAAACACACTACATGTTCTACATG GCATATTCAGAGATGA
- the LOC108347951 gene encoding uncharacterized protein LOC108347951 — MKEFPSCFGENGVQVVDSSYSSTTRGAQNVVTCVYRCKLGGRSFLITVSWTKYLMGQGLSVGIDELGNHCLCKVDIKPWLFSKRKGSKNLEVESSKIDILWDLSCAKFGSGPEPLEGFYLVVVFNQEMVLLLGDLKKEACKKIDSDYACANSEAVFIAKREHIFGKKFYGAKAQFCDKGQVHDVRIECDTLGRNDPCLVIRIDSKTVMQVKQLKWKFRGNHTILVDGLPVEVFWDVHNWLFGNALGNAVFMFQTCISTEKMFASQSVSDPSVLTWAYSQQFRDSQLQGLGFSLILYAWRNE, encoded by the coding sequence ATGAAGGAGTTTCCTTCTTGTTTTGGAGAAAATGGTGTTCAGGTTGTTGATTCCTCCTATTCAAGTACAACAAGGGGAGCTCAAAATGTTGTTACTTGTGTCTATCGGTGTAAATTAGGAGGCCGTTCGTTCTTGATTACTGTCTCTTGGACCAAATATTTGATGGGACAAGGCTTGAGTGTGGGAATCGATGAGTTGGGTAATCATTGTCTCTGCAAGGTTGATATAAAGCCATGGTTGTTCTCAAAAAGAAAAGGGTCAAAGAATTTGGAGGTTGAGTCTAGCAAAATCGATATACTTTGGGACTTGAGCTGTGCTAAATTTGGTTCCGGGCCTGAACCATTGGAGGGATTTTACTTGGTTGTTGTGTTCAACCAAGAGATGGTCTTACTCCTTGGGGATCTGAAAAAGGAGGCATGCAAGAAGATTGATAGTGACTATGCTTGTGCTAACTCGGAAGCCGTTTTTATTGCAAAGAGAGAGCACATTTTTGGCAAGAAGTTTTATGGTGCAAAGGCTCAGTTTTGTGACAAGGGCCAAGTGCATGATGTGAGAATTGAGTGTGACACACTTGGGCGTAATGATCCATGCCTTGTGATCCGAATTGATAGCAAGACGGTGATGCAGGTGAAGCAACTCAAGTGGAAGTTCCGGGGCAATCACACTATTTTGGTGGATGGCCTACCagtggaagtgttttgggatgTACATAACTGGCTCTTTGGAAATGCTCTGGGAAATGCAGTCTTTATGTTCCAAACTTGCATTTCAACTGAGAAGATGTTCGCAAGCCAATCTGTTTCTGATCCTTCTGTTCTCACATGGGCTTACTCTCAGCAGTTCAGGGATTCCCAGTTGCAAGGTCTTGGATTCTCTCTCATTTTGTATGCTTGGAGAAATGAGTAG